Proteins encoded by one window of Musa acuminata AAA Group cultivar baxijiao chromosome BXJ2-9, Cavendish_Baxijiao_AAA, whole genome shotgun sequence:
- the LOC103997893 gene encoding uncharacterized protein LOC103997893, with protein sequence MDFLKVRKFRGIAKLKGRKDPDQERGQLLSEPEEPKDESLDTMSKPAAADPAADGGEDEDDDDFITNEVKRRLKELRKNSFMVLIPEEGNPEEEEEEEEEEEEEESSSSGWRESEVGDGYPWCGFDTLYDEYCERMLFFDKLIARHLKEAGSKGTLGRSPRSLSKKLSMGLRNLSFKKQDEHQEDSENLQQPQEENPSLNLEAAYVAQVCLSWEALHCQYMQLSQKASRQPGNDASYRYAAQAIQHFQVLLQRFIENEPFEQGSRMEIYARARLLLPKLLQVPNLLGMDQKEHVEDDSEEPILATDIVKIVEGPILTFRLFLKMDKKKSGGFFRAHSPRSSLQQVQASLEKKEIKVKELFKKKQGWKKKTWPATMEEVDLLFALIDIKVISRVLRAAQLTKEQLLWCEEKMSKLDLSDNKLCRVGSPLLFPC encoded by the exons ATGGACTTCCTCAAGGTAAGAAAGTTTCGTGGCATTGCCAAGTTGAAGGGGAGGAAAGATCCGGATCAGGAGCGGGGTCAGTTGCTCTCCGAGCCAGAGGAGCCGAAAGATGAGAGTTTGGATACAATGTCGAAGCCAGCTGCTGCCGATCCTGCTGCGGACGGGGGGGAGGATGAGGATGATGACGATTTCATCACGAATGAGGTGAAGAGGCGGCTGAAGGAGCTGAGGAAGAACAGTTTCATGGTGCTTATACCAGAAGAAGGGAAtccggaagaggaggaggaggaggaggaggaggaggaggaagaggagagtagCTCGAGCGGATGGAGGGAATCAGAAGTAGGGGATGGTTATCCATGGTGCGGGTTCGACACATTGTATGACGAGTACTGTGAGCGGATGCTGTTCTTTGATAAGCTGATCGCCCGCCACCTTAAAGAAGCTG GATCTAAGGGGACTCTAGGGCGTTCACCAAGAAGTTTGTCGAAGAAGTTATCCATGGGTCTTCGTAACCTTTCATTCAAGAAGCAAGATGAACATCAAGAGGACTCTGAAAACCTGCAGCAACCGCAGGAAGAGAACCCATCCCTGAATCTTGAAGCTGCTTATGTTGCTCAAGTTTGTTTGAGTTGGGAGGCACTTCATTGCCAGTACATGCAACTGAGCCAGAAGGCTTCACGTCAGCCTGGAAATGATGCCTCCTACAGATATGCTGCTCAAGCAATTCAGCACTTCCAGGTTCTGTTGCAGAGATTTATTGAGAATGAGCCATTTGAACAAGGATCCAGGATGGAGATATATGCCCGTGCTCGGCTTTTACTacctaagttgcttcaggtcccaAATCTTCTAG GTATGGATCAGAAAGAACACGTGGAGGATGATTCAGAGGAACCAATTCTCGCCACTGACATCGTTAAGATAGTAGAGGGTCCAATCTTAACGTTCCGCCTTTTTCTGAAGATGGACAAGAAAAAATCAGGTGGCTTCTTTCGGGCTCACAGTCCTCGGAGCTCCCTTCAGCAAGTGCAGGCATCACTTGAAAAG AAGGAGATCAAGGTAAAGGAActattcaagaagaagcaaggaTGGAAGAAGAAAACCTGGCCAGCGACCATGGAGGAAGTGGACTTGCTTTTTGCTCTCATCGACATCAAAGTCATATCAAGGGTTCTGAGGGCGGCACAACTCACCAAAGAGCAGTTGTTATGGTGTGAAGAAAAAATGAGCAAGCTTGATCTGTCAGATAACAAGCTCTGCAGAGTCGGCTCCCCGCTCCTCTTCCCATGCTGA